A window of the Lactuca sativa cultivar Salinas chromosome 5, Lsat_Salinas_v11, whole genome shotgun sequence genome harbors these coding sequences:
- the LOC122197879 gene encoding secreted RxLR effector protein 161-like: MTDMSVLYYFLGIEVKQEQKRISISQHSYAKELLKRFNMVGSSHVSTPMEFGSKFLKNTSEDDVNPSLYRSLVGSLMYLTATRPNIMFSMSVISRFMENPKKSHWEAGKHILRCINGTLNHGLIYTRTEDANLRGFRDCDYGRCIYDSKSTTGYVSDLVSRAISWKKKNPNVVALSSVEAKYISLSMVGCQALWLSGILVTLGKYQINASKLLCDNKYAVALSKKPVLHGKSKHIRIKYHFRELLANKDVEVCFL, translated from the coding sequence ATGACTGACATGAGCGTATTGTATTACTTCTTGGGAATAGAGGTAAAGCAAGAGCAAAAGAGGATCTCAATTTCCCAACACAGTTACGCTAAGGAACTGCTTAAACGCTTTAACATGGTGGGTTCTTCACATGTCTCTACCCCAATGGAGTTTGGatcaaaattcttaaaaaatactTCAGAAGATGATGTGAATCCAAGTCTATATAGGAGTCTGGTAGGCAGCCTTATGTATTTAACTGCAACAAGACCCAACATCATGTTTTCTATGAGTGTTATTAGTCGCTTCAtggagaatcccaagaaaagtcATTGGGAAGCTGGTAAGCATATATTGCGTTGCATAAATGGTACTCTCAATCATGGGCTTATCTATACTAGAACTGAAGATGCAAATTTGAGAGGTTTTAGGGACTGTGATTATGGTCGGTGTATATATGATAGTAAAAGCACCACAGGCTATGTTTCTGACCTTGTCTCTAGAGCCATATCATGGAAAAAAAAGAATCCAAATGTGGTTGCCTTATCTTCTGTTGAGGCAAAGTACATTTCACTTTCAATGGTCGGCTGCCAAGCCTTGTGGCTCAGCGGTATTTTAGTCACATTGGGAAAATACCAAATCAATGCATCAAAGCTTTTATGTGATAACAAATATGCCGTAGCTTTGTCAAAAAAACCCGTGCTCCATGGTAAAAGTAAGCATATTCGGATTAAATATCACTTTCGTGAACTTCTTGCAAACAAAGATGTTGAAGTTTGTTTTTTGTGA
- the LOC111902329 gene encoding CASP-like protein 1 — protein MGSHVSVSTSPPPAAAQQPVKQSAVLSQYKNNSHPVVDLALRVFLFITSVVAIIVMLISKQTKLIQVTPGHAILLTGKFSYIPSFIYLITALSVVCLYSIITGALSVLALMKPGGISTKLQFHFVMFDALLLGIMASATGAATGVAYTGIKGNSHTGWNKMCTTYDSFCFRAAASILLSLISSITILLLVLFSTHMLYKKTTRR, from the exons ATGGGATCCCATGTCAGTGTCAGCACATCTCCTCCACCTGCTGCCGCCCAGCAACCAGTGAAGCAGTCAGCAGTGTTATCACAATACAAGAATAATTCACATCCGGTGGTTGATTTGGCCTTAAGGGTGTTTCTATTCATAACATCAGTGGTTGCAATCATTGTTATGCTAATTTCTAAACAAACCAAACTGATTCAAGTTACCCCAGGCCACGCAATACTATTGACTGGAAAATTCAGTTATATCCCATCATTCAT ATACTTGATTACAGCACTCTCGGTGGTTTGCTTGTACAGCATTATCACTGGGGCACTATCGGTTTTGGCACTTATGAAGCCGGGAGGAATCTCCACAAAATTGCAGTTTCATTTTGTGATGTTTGATGCT TTGCTATTGGGTATTATGGCTTCAGCAACAGGAGCAGCAACAGGAGTCGCATACACTGGAATTAAAGGAAATTCTCATACCGGATGGAACAAGATGTGTACTACGTATGATTCATTCTGCTTCCGTGCTGCAGCGTCTATTCTTCTATCGCTCATATCCTCCATAACAATTCTACTACTGGTTCTGTTCTCCACTCACATGCTTTACAAGAAGACCACAAGGCGATAG